A DNA window from Pirellulales bacterium contains the following coding sequences:
- a CDS encoding HlyD family efflux transporter periplasmic adaptor subunit, translating to MSKLILAAAISVTSGVVAWLYIVGGVSQLSQTPYVGHSVASGGETTNLRDASQSGRELIRGIGYIEPVSEVRRLVFKVDGVIGRLAVEVGQEIRKGDVLAVLIDHDDAAAVAEAEQQVVLAAAQREQLLAGMHVEQVNAARRNVEIMEERLQFATKQQARILALTARGVTTDAERDQTATEVQQARKSLEQAKAELALLERHVRAVDRDVADAEVRLAEARVETARQRLANTIMLSPLDGIVLEVFKREGEGARVLDRDPVMIVADKSRLRVRAEIDERFVHRLAAGQSARLYGRGLGDVRYPGTVSLVKRLMGKKTVFNNEASERKDLDVLQVLIDLPDDFQAPFGLQVDVDIMIAADSGQADSDD from the coding sequence TTGAGCAAGCTTATTCTGGCTGCAGCGATATCTGTAACTAGCGGCGTGGTAGCCTGGTTGTACATTGTCGGCGGAGTGAGCCAGTTGTCTCAGACACCCTATGTTGGGCATTCCGTCGCAAGTGGGGGTGAGACTACAAACCTTCGAGATGCTTCACAGTCAGGAAGGGAGCTGATCCGTGGCATTGGCTATATCGAACCCGTTTCGGAGGTCCGCCGACTCGTGTTCAAAGTAGATGGAGTTATCGGTCGATTAGCCGTCGAAGTGGGGCAAGAGATTCGCAAGGGAGATGTGTTGGCGGTGCTCATTGACCATGACGACGCGGCCGCGGTAGCGGAAGCGGAGCAACAAGTGGTGTTGGCGGCGGCACAACGAGAGCAATTGCTGGCTGGCATGCATGTAGAGCAAGTCAACGCGGCGAGGCGCAACGTCGAGATTATGGAAGAACGGTTGCAGTTCGCCACAAAACAGCAAGCGCGCATCCTTGCGCTGACAGCTCGAGGAGTTACGACGGATGCAGAGCGCGATCAGACAGCCACTGAAGTTCAACAGGCGAGGAAGTCGCTCGAACAGGCGAAAGCCGAGTTGGCACTATTGGAAAGGCACGTACGCGCCGTTGACCGGGACGTCGCCGACGCGGAGGTACGCTTGGCCGAGGCACGCGTCGAGACCGCGAGACAGCGACTAGCCAATACCATAATGTTGTCCCCTCTCGACGGCATCGTTCTGGAGGTTTTTAAGCGCGAGGGGGAGGGCGCCCGTGTGCTCGATCGGGATCCGGTGATGATTGTCGCTGACAAATCGAGGTTGCGCGTGCGCGCTGAGATCGACGAACGCTTCGTGCATCGTCTGGCAGCGGGACAATCGGCAAGGCTGTATGGCCGTGGCCTGGGCGATGTGAGGTATCCCGGCACGGTGTCGCTAGTCAAGCGCTTGATGGGTAAAAAGACCGTCTTCAACAATGAGGCGAGCGAACGCAAGGACCTTGACGTGCTTCAAGTGCTTATCGACCTACCGGACGATTTCCAGGCGCCGTTTGGGCTGCAAGTGGATGTCGACATCATGATCGCGGCCGACAGCGGCCAAGCCGATTCTGACGATTGA